ATAAAGGAAGGGGAACGTTCTATTATCGATTTTTTTGTTGCGAAAAGATATCGTGATTTACTTGGTCAAGTTGGTTATATAAGAGGAAAGATCTTTCCAATTATTTCCCAGTTCTAGTAGCTGATATCAGTTTTATATACTTCTAAATTCATTCCTTTAAGAATAGTAACTAGTTATAGTTTTCACTACACTTGCCCCCACCCCAAAGATAGTATGAACATGTCGCCCCTGTCTCCCATTTGTGTCCAGAAAAAACATTGGTAATTTCTGAGCCAGGCAACTTGAgttgcatcagatctgcttcGATGTTTGACTTTTCAATCGCTAACGCGACAGGACTTTGGTTCTCCTTGCGAGTTTCTACTTCGTGAATCTGAAACATCTCGGTCGTGAAGATCAACACCAACACCACTCGTGCTGCGCCCgtttaagcaataccgataccgCCTTGCGCGCctggttgagcaaatcgagattggtTACTCCAGCAGTATCTCAATTCATACATTTATCCCTTTTACGTGGGGacttctaggttgcctcctcTGGTTTTGGCCTCTGtgccaaaaccctgcgggggcaacAAGAGCCAGTATGGGGACAAATTGGCAAATGTTTGataatgacatgaaaaacaaattaagcCAATGAATGTGTTCATTCATAAATGTAGACTTTCGGAGAAGAAAATGTAATCAAGGAGTACAAAgtaatttttcaaataaaaaatagaaCCAGGACAAATGATAGCAGTCAATTGATCTCCTCCAAATCGGCGGAGGTACGTACTTGCGAGGAGATCCTTTTTCTAACTTAAAACCTTAAAGCTGAATTCTCTTACAATTCCATTTTGAAGAGGAATCTAACGTTCTGGTGGGTTGGTAGTGGTAATAAAACTTATTACCTGCAGCTGCTTTGTGCTTTATCATCAAAGAAACGATGGTGACGGTGAAGATAATTGACAACATTTCTCTTGAACATCAAACTAGGATTCTGagcacaacaaaaaaaaaacatgaattaAGCTATAAGAGTCCTCCATTGCTCTTCATCGTTCTTTGACTGATGAAAAGGTGGATCACTTCATAAACCCACATCCAATGTTAAAACCGGTTGTCAAATTGACATATCAAATGGgtggtgatttatccggtggatcaAAGCAGTGCATTATCCCTTCGACGATTGGAGGAACTTCAGTTTCAATTTACATGCAAAGGATATTTCCAGTCGGTGTGTAATTGGTCAGaaataagtttattttaaaaacagAACGGCAATGAGAAATGACAAATCTTTCCCTCACCATTTGTCCTTGCGCTTCATCGTAATTTCTAAATCCAATATTTTGACCAATGGATCGACGACACCATTTCGAAAACAACCAAGAAACATTAACGTGAAACGCAGTTTTCAACTCAACAGTTCAAACATTTTTAAGTTTTCAGTTCAGTAGTTGTTTCTCATTATTAATTTACCGTCAACAGGTTAGCTCTTGAAATGGTCTCGAGTCTGTGCGTATAATGAACCCGTCATTAACAACCGCACAAGCGATAGATGCTCTCACGGATTCGACCGAACTTTTTCAAGCGGGCAtgaatttgttttgtacaaGTATTTCAAATGGATAGGTGACCGCTTTCCTTGTCACCTCATGCAGGACCATCAAAGGGCTATCCTGTCAACTCTCAACGTGCTATGGCCTTGTTTTGTCCGGGTGTGTTACTTTGTAAAAAAATCTGCTTTCAATAACATGTGCACAAGTACTTGTCCAGGAGTAGACTAGGttattttacaaagaaatgaatgagaaaaaaaacattcctGCTGCATATGCTGGCAGCTTCCTTCGTAATCCTCGAAACAAAGTCATTTGACAGGATAAATACTTCTCCTTGTTTCTTTTGGGCGCAAAATTTCAGTCcaaaaatggtcctttagtttACTTCCGAGTTAATGTACAAAGAAGCTAGTGCGGAAGATGTTACGGGCTCATAGTGTGATGTGATTGGGACAACGAAGTCCAAGCTGTTTCATCATATGTTTAGTCTTAAGATGTTACTGTCATGAAGCCAGGGCAGGATTCTCTCAATGTAGATAGCGAAGTGTACAAAATTCATAATATATATCCCCCTTCCCTTCCAACACTTCCTCCTAAATCCCCTTCCATGTACCCTCCCATCAATTCCTACCCCGACATGTCACTCTTTCTCCGTGCCTGTTCTCTTGCCCATAACCTCTTCTTCAAGCTCGTGAACCGGAAAACCTTAAGAAACGCTTATTATGGCATTTAAGTTCCAGGCAATAGTTCTCATGAACTTAGCTCATAGCCATAAATTTGATGTTCCTTTCCCGACCATTTTCGTGAGCTATCTTTCTTCTCCGCTTTCATGTACCCCTACTTTTTCGCCTGCTTTTCTCGGCTTTTCTTGGTGAGGTCGAATACATCCACATGGAAACGTTTTGTAGGATCAGCAAATGTTTGTTTCAACCCTTGCAAGTTAGTGTGATGAAACGACGCAACGCTGGAACCTTATTAAGTATTTCATACACCAGTATTGGTTTTATAAATTATAGCACCGTTACATTTGACACGTCGGCCAAGTTGGAAAACGCAAGTTAAACTTTTGAATTAACTTTCAATGGTCTCGTTCAAGTGAATCCGAAAAAAGCCTGAAGACACATTTGTTTTCCACTAAATTAAATGGAAAGGGCTTGATGATGTGGTGGATATCGAAAGCTTGAACAGTGCTTGAGCACGATCTACGATACATTTAGTGGTCAAATTTCCCGGCATTGATGAGTCAGAATTATTTCAGTCCATCTTCTCTGTGCGAAAACGGCTTTTTCGCATCTATGTGACACTATAAGTTTATCTGGGTAAGCGCGGATGGGGCCTAAGAAGAGGCCCTATCTCTCATCCAAGCATAGTGGCGCATTCACTTTTAGTTAAAAGTTCAACAAGTTTCGAGAGGTGTGCATTCAGGCAGCGCAGCCAACCCTCCACTCATAAACAAAACCAGTCAATGGTTCCGTTCCTCCTTGCCCTAAGTGCAATTAACAAGTATTGTAACTTcgccttatgaattattaagtTAAAAACCAAACAGGCCTTCAAGGGATTCAGTAACTTGGTGGAATATGCCGGCTCAGTCTCGAACTGAGTTTAGTGCGTTCGATGATATCTGACAAAACATAACTTGAAGAAGGCTGCCTTTGCTCACGCCATGGAATCTCCCACAATACTAAAACTCTCTTCGGTGTAACCTCTTGGAATCCCTGGTAGAGGTAATCAATTCTGCTGTCAAAATTTCGGCGAACACTATTTCTAAAGGAATGCCGTGGAAGTAAAAACCTCATGGGAACACTACAAAACGGAGATAATTGGCAGAGATTTCTGGCTCCCTTTCTTCTCGTCTGTGCTGTTCTTGCCTATGGAAATTTGGGTAATTAATGCCTTGTCTTCGAGGCCTCAATTGTTCAAATGATCAGAATTAAGCGGTAACCTCCGAATAACTATATAATGGATAATTCAAGTGTTCTCCACGGCACCCATCCGCTGGATCAAGCCTTTTTATTCTGGGTTGCGCTATTGTGCTTTGAACAACCTGGGCCAGGTTTTCAATCATAAAGTTACAAaccatcattttctccttttctatagagcgttttcacgtgacgtcacgaccgccatgttggtattccaaaacaaaggaatggcggacatgatggtgtaccaaattAATCCCCagggatttgaactctattttatgcaaatattttctttgtttcagtaatccattatggctgctggtcacgtgagtgaaaacgctccatagaGCTTCCATCATAAGTCATCTTGTATTTTCTATAACTTTTTGTGGGTAATTCAAATTAGCTCAAATACTAGCTGAGTTAAAAATTATCGATGACATTTTTCAGAGAGGTACTATAGAGACGGCACTTTCTTAATTTGAGGTAAAATTGAGGTTTAAGTAATTTGTTTTCTTGCCAACCAAATgtgtaataattaatatttCCACGGTGCTCATTCAAGTTTTTTCTTCAGGAAAAAAGGTTACGAAAACGTTTGATGCACAAACGCATTTTTGCCTAGTGCGGACTCGTCACAGTTTCAAGTAGTAGTCTTATCTATTACCTGTATCTTTGACAGATACCCAAGGAGTCACGAGACAGTTTATTTCCAAAATAAATCACGATTGCAGAGACTTCAAGGTTGTGCTAAATAAGTGTCATGTGTGGAAAGATATGGGCTTTTGCTTCAAATATCGACGACAAATGCAACATGTATGCAACAGGACCTGTCAGTATTGTTGTAAGTAACAAATCATCCCTTACATGCTAGCAGAGAGGGCTTTGGAAGAAAATTGCATTAAGACGTGGGCCTGGTGGTCAATACCTTCTTCTCGTTTTATTGGAGATCGCTTGCCGTGTACGTTTTTCACTTCAGAGActgaagggggagggggggggattGTCCAAATTCTTTCTTGATAGATGTTTATCTATCAAACGGTAATTTGTAGTTGTAGGAATCCCAAGAAATCAGCCTGACTGTTAGCCGTAGTCATGACAATGGGCCCATACAAAGAATAGATTACCGTTGCTCTATTGTCTAAACTAGAAGCACATGACTTTGAAGCCTGCAACTTGCAAACCTTTTCCTCGGAACAGAGCTGGGGTTTATAGAataccaattttatgcccaaatatggacaaaaacaagatcgaagctgcacgcgcgggaaaatgcataagctacgttacatccaaataaggaaatttttaaactaaaaaaacctTTATCTCTGAACCatagttaaacgcttcaaggccATGAGCTTAGCTGACTACTTCATAGATAGCTACAGTAGTTAACTACTTTTAGTTAATGTTGTCGTTGGCCAACTTAACCCttccaggagctcatcaagaggagcctctatctccactagttccttgagtcaaccctttcccgaaaaaagttatttttaggaacagttttTTTTCCGGGAGGCTGAGATAACTCTGTTCCGTTTGggttttacaacagtgggcatGCTGAATTTCCCAAGGGAGGGGGGGTGTTCAAGTAAATCTACTCGAGAAAGGGTTGACTCTTGGCCAagtggggtgggggggaggggtagaggttccccttgatgagctcctgcccCTTGTTATCAGCAGTCGACTTGTAATCTCTTGTCGCTGTGTAAACACTGTAAACAGGAATAGTCAACacttattttcttgtttttctacAAGTCTGAATTCCACACCGTCGCGAGATCAGTTGACATAAAGACATTAAGGAGGGCTACTCGAAcgagaaaaactttatttatgcTTCTGTCATAACATGTGAATGGTGCTTttcgcgcgttttgattggttaacttGAAGGTGATTAGCAAAGGAGTTTCTTTCCACAAGAACGCGACGTATAGAGAAACAAAGTGGATTTCCAAAACCGTTATTTTTTCGCGTCAAATGTCCACTACTATTTACTTCCATTAAGCCCGCCGTGTACGTAAGGAAAGAGTTGAAGAAATACCATGTAGCGGGCTTaattaaagaaacaaataggACAATTTGATAACAAAACTACTCTATCAAACTTGTGACCTGTACTTCTTCCTTTCCCATTcaaatcaacgaaaaaaaaactaaaaatgtagttttggtttcaatttGTAGAGGAACTATTAAACAATAATTAAGCTGACTATATCGTGTCAAACTCGTTAAGATGAGAAAACTATTGAATTAATGGAAGACAATATTACATGGCTAGCAATGACGACTGTTATTACCTAACAAAAGCATAATATTGGTGAATATATTTTTAACCTTTAGTTCCCGGGCAAAAGCAATGGGAGGTGATCGATAGAGTTTGGGGTCGAGTAAGAGAATCAACTTATCAACCGGAAAGTGCACGCGCGAAGAACTCACGAAAGCGACAAGAAGGGCCAGTGGTACAAGTTCTTGGAAAAGAGATAGCACCACAAGTAGACGACGCAGCCAATGCCATCGCAACTCAACTGAATGAGGGTATATATCATCATGGCCCAATTGGGACGTCTTGCTACGAGGCTCGAAGAACCGACTTAAACATCTCGGACGACAAGTTGTCCCTTTATCCTGCTTCTTACCTTAATGAACACtaaaatttgcattatttccCTTTGAACTCTGAACGAGAGACTTCGAAATATAATTCTTCGTGTTGCTTgtttgaccaattttctcctTTATACAGTCTTTCATAAACATCCACGTGAATACTATCTAAATCTCTAAAGGATTCAAAACATTCCTTCGAGTTCCTATTTTGTGTTTGAGATAATTAagagtttcaaattttgtaaACTATTGAATGTAAAGCTCTTCACACTACTTAAGGTTGGGTTATAGAATGTTACCTTTGGCTTGTTGTCGACCCCATCCTCCACACTTGCAAATCTTGTAGCAAGTTTCTTCATTCCCATTGAGGGGCGGAAAACGAACCGCCGATGCCAATAATAGAAGGCTGCCTCTGATTAGTTCGAGCAGTCGTTCAAGGATGGTCCCAGGCCCTTTATATAACGGATCGAGATATCAagtttttttctggaaaagCACATAAAGTGCTACTAACTGAACCTCGATTGACTTTATGTACGACCTGAACTTCTCTCTTATAAAGCTTTCCCCTTTTTATATTACTAAACATTCAATGCAACATAGTACCTCCACTGACCACTCCCCAGGGGTTTTTACAGTAGACGAAAGAGCAAAAAACGCAATAAAACTTAAAGGCTCTACATATCGATCTCAAGACGGCATTTCAAACTAAACTTTGGCCCTCTGCCTCTTTTTAGTGCCTCCAACCGTTCTTGGGGAACTTAAGAAGTCCGTAAATGCGACTTTACAGTCGAACATAAAAGAACAGCTGCCAACACCTCAGACTgcttcaacaaaaacaaaacaagttgaaTTTCAAGGAGCACGTCCTACCATAAGTGGCAAAACACAGGTGAGCAAAGGGTGAAAAGTGGCAATACAGAGTTACTTCAGTGCAAGAAGGAGGAAAACCTACCTCTAATaccatgaaaataaaaatacagcACCTTGCCAGAAttcatttaatatatttttgcaATGGTCAGtaatttcatttactttttttgCTTATATAACGTTTTTCTTTGCACCTACCAGCCAAATCCCCAAATAAAGAAACCTGCTCTACCTCTTCCCAAAGGAAAGCAAGTGACAGTCACCATTGACGAGAAGCCTGGAACCGGAGAAGCTACGGTCAAGATGGAGAGCTCCCCAAAGACCATTGGAGTAAGTTACAAAACAGATGGAACCCAAGAAGGGCTTCCCGATCCAAATAATTTTTTGCTCCATGAAAATGAAGAGTTTAAAGACAGATCATACGAAGAAGAAGCAAAGATAAAGGAAGCTGCAAATGCGGTAAAAAAGGTCATGAAACTTTTTGGGAACTTAGAATCTCGACGCGGCCGCATGCATGATAGGCGTGTTTCACAGGTAACCCACGATTCCCCTGCTGACTCTAAGTCACGAGGTTTAGATAATCAAGTGGCGGGAATTCAAAGTGCAATCGACGCTCAATCGAAAAGCCAGGACCGCGCAGCCGCTAAGGCTCAAGCCCTCTCGCAACAGATTGGACGGCAGATAAGTAATGACGAAAATGCCCCAAACTTCGCTGTTATTAGCGCAGGTGATTCCAATGACTGGAAAAGCCTGGCTCGCGTGCTTGCCACTCAACTCAAGCAAGTATTGAATCATATGGAGCACAGGGAGATGCAGAGCAGATATGAGCAGCAGAAGATACAAGAGGAAATGATGTTGATGGCGCGACAACAAATGATGGATAGACACGAGGATGATGATTTATTCGAtgacaacgatgatgatgatgatgatgatgacgacgacgatgagaTGTTTGGTTTGGAAAAGCGGCGTCAATTTGTCCTGACCCCAAATGGAAATAACACCTCTGAAAATGCCACGAGAAACTATAGTTTTAACAACAACCAGTCAATTTCATCAAAGGGCTTAGCATCTGGAAAGAAAATGAACGAGAGTAGATTGCTTCATAGAGCTGTCCAGAAATTATTGAAACTAGAAATGTTGGAAAAATTACGCGGAGAATTAAAAATTTTATCCAGTTGATGGGCTTGAAGGTAATCTGATTTTACGTggaccattaaaaaaaattaaatccatTACGATTATATGGAAAAGACAATAATAGGGAAAGTtaaataagtaataaatatATGTATGCCTAATGCAGGATACACACGCTGGTTTGTCTGTCAGTGAGAAACACCTGCCGGCCTTTGCGAAAAGTATTTCAAGACGAGTGTGCGAATTCTAGTTGGATGAGATCTTGGCTTGGGGTGAAATACCACTGGAATGAAAACGGACCGAAACTGCTGAAACGAATGAGACTGTCAGCGTTCTGTGTATGTCAGTCCTCAATTTACCTTTCCTGTGTATATTTTTGTTGCAACGTCAACAATGTATCTTGTACATAAATTTTTTTTGACTGTTAATTAAAGTTAAAGTGAACAAGGTTTTGTCTGGTATTCTGTAAAGTCAGATATATGTAGCTCGCTTATCAGTGATAAGATGTGAGACAGATGTTTCCGCATTTAAAATATTCCTTCCGGTGGGCGTCAGTTGTGGGATGACAGTTCCGCTGGAGTCAGTGTATCCGGTGAGGTTTTCGGTTTCTCGAAAGGCAAAAAGACGAGTAAATATGGACCGCATTTTGGTGCAACGTTAGGAGAAAGTGGTAATgcagaatttatttatttattattttttttttttattattattattttttttatcaaaatatcTAACAAAGAGCAAAGGGCAGGGTTATACGTGACAGCAGGAGAGAAGTGGCTACCTTTGTAAGTCAGTGTTTCGGTTTGTCTACAAGAATACTCTCTCTCAGCGGGAAGAGAaggcttgctcgcaggctagatTTCAGTGCGTCTTTTGACACCGATTTGATTGTGTGAACAAGTTGTACTTCTTGTTCTTGTAAAGAGAACCTAATTGTAACCATGTTTTCCGAAACATTGTATCATTGAGTTCAAATTTTTGGAGAATTAAAAGTCAGGCCCGATTAAAGAACATATGGTACAGTAAGATGACGAGAGCTAATGGGAGAATGGAATACCGCGTTTAGTATTTTGAGGTGCCTTGAAAATGAAGGAGTTGTGGGTGCTTGTGGACATCTATAGTTATGATTGTCTCCTTGAGAGACACTTTGACGtctagaaataaaatgagtgTTTTAACACTCATTAAAATGAGTGAAACGTGGTAAACTTAATGGTAGGGTGAAGATTATTACATTAGGAAAATAGACAATACGTTTGTATTCTTAGGAGCAGCCAGCCATAGCAAAGCCGATGTCCTCCAGAGAGTCAGCTAGCTGACGAAGAAAACAATTCTGAAAGCATTTTGCCTGCAATACAAGGGTCTTATCATATAGTGCAACTTACTCTAGCTGATAGGTTACCCTCTTCTCATCCTCCTCCACAGGGGCTCTTTTCAgcagaacaaaaaagaaaaaggagttTTTGGGGGGCCTCGTGCGCTTCCCTTCTCCCCAGCTTCCAGGCGCGTTATTTTTTCTCCCGTTCAGATCTTTCCCTTACGGGGCCGTTGACAAGACCATGGGACAGCGTACACGAGGAAACATATTTTAGAACCCGACAGTCCGACGCCTCACTGAAGGTGTCAGGTCAAAGAATCTACAAGCTGTCCTCAGAGATTTTCGTAGATTGTTCCAAAGTTTTTTACGCCGTTTACATGAGCTAAATTGAGGAGACACTCCTAGCATACCGTATtcactcgaataagcgccgctcTCAAATAACCGCtgcattttgacaaaaaaagcaaataagcgCCTCCCCCGAATAAGCGCCGCGTTCCCAATGCGGCGCTTATTCAAGGAATTtcgtaaaagtaaaaaaaaaaaccctaaaaAGTAACTCTAACACAGCGTGGTGAATGTCTTTGCATCAAAAATGATGTTCTTCAGTTTTAAAGGGATTGTATTTCACTGCTAGGTAATTAAGTAAAATGCTGCAAGGGTCAAATGGTGACCATGAAAAGGCGTTTCTCTTGATGGCCGTTTTTACACTAGAGATGTATGATACGTCTGGGCGACTTTgggcaatttaatttaatgcgCCTTTTAGTTCGTCCTTTAATTCGTCCCGTATATAGACGGACGAGAGACGCGTATTTCAAGTAACACTCATTCAAAGAAAAGCGCCTATACAAAATGCGCGCGgtcctggattctcattttaaaacctgtcaTCTCAGTGgaacggataaaatcaggtagcgcattccacagCTTGGCTGCTAagtacaatgaaaaaaaaagaattgagaCTGTAACTGGAGAAAAACTTAATATTCTTCACATACAGTAGCAGGGAAATCATTAAAAGACAGTTTTTTAAAACAGTAATATGAGGGAATTTTTAATGCGCTTATTGCttatagagatgtagagtttgactttagtaatcTGCAAACATAAATTTCAGAATTCTcctatttacattataccgttccctTGACAGgaaaaattacgaaaggccagttctTGCTACGAGGAATAACAGCGACAAAACCAcgactttgtcgcgaattttctatgataaaaacttgttcagaaatcaaaagtctacgctaacagcacacaccagggctactccttagtcttgctagaaattttcttttcactttttcctccggccgcgcttcagccatttgatgagagCCAGTCTCGTGGTTTGCCTTAAGTCAAAAAGGGGCTTTGCTGAGTGCTGGGACGtgaagatgtagatgtagacaCTTACCAAGCTAAGGCTCTTTAATCTAAACGGACGGCACATACATTTGGATGCTGAGATCTCTAGGAGACGAGACCCACCAAAGCACAGGTTTATGGACCAATCCCAGACATGTCAATCATTTTCCGGGAACGCAGAATGCGTTTTGCCGGATATGGCGAGCTAAACAAGAACTTGCCAGTGACCTGCTACTCTGGACGCCCCACCATGGTCATCAAACTCAGGTGGGTCGCCCAAAAATAACATACATTGACGAATTATGTAGGGATACTCGATGTCTCCCTGAATACCTACCGACCTTGATACACGACCGTGATGGATG
The sequence above is a segment of the Montipora foliosa isolate CH-2021 chromosome 2, ASM3666993v2, whole genome shotgun sequence genome. Coding sequences within it:
- the LOC137990780 gene encoding uncharacterized protein, encoding MGTLQNGDNWQRFLAPFLLVCAVLAYGNLDTQGVTRQFISKINHDCRDFKVVLNKCHVWKDMGFCFKYRRQMQHVCNRTCQYCFPGQKQWEVIDRVWGRVRESTYQPESARAKNSRKRQEGPVVQVLGKEIAPQVDDAANAIATQLNEVPPTVLGELKKSVNATLQSNIKEQLPTPQTASTKTKQVEFQGARPTISGKTQPNPQIKKPALPLPKGKQVTVTIDEKPGTGEATVKMESSPKTIGVSYKTDGTQEGLPDPNNFLLHENEEFKDRSYEEEAKIKEAANAVKKVMKLFGNLESRRGRMHDRRVSQVTHDSPADSKSRGLDNQVAGIQSAIDAQSKSQDRAAAKAQALSQQIGRQISNDENAPNFAVISAGDSNDWKSLARVLATQLKQVLNHMEHREMQSRYEQQKIQEEMMLMARQQMMDRHEDDDLFDDNDDDDDDDDDDDEMFGLEKRRQFVLTPNGNNTSENATRNYSFNNNQSISSKGLASGKKMNESRLLHRAVQKLLKLEMLEKLRGELKILSS